One Spinacia oleracea cultivar Varoflay chromosome 4, BTI_SOV_V1, whole genome shotgun sequence DNA segment encodes these proteins:
- the LOC110788471 gene encoding uncharacterized protein, with the protein MASSITRPTTFSFHPTSPSPTKPRTHFIISPIISPKSYQNYAIKANPNRLDFARKSIDVSKEDKPTSEQPNLDKPISEELYLEEPSSSDTDSLDKRRLEEKFAVLNTGIYECRSCGYRYDEAAGDPSYPVPPGLPFGKLPEDWRCPTCGAAKGFFVSKSVEIAGFAQNQQFGLGGNSLTSGQKALFIYGSLFLFFCLFLSGYFLP; encoded by the coding sequence ATGGCTTCTTCCATTACAAGACCAACAACCTTCTCATTCCACCCTACTTCACCTTCTCCAACAAAACCCAGAACTCATTTCATCATATCACCAATCATTTCCCCTAAATCCTACCAAAATTACGCCATCAAGGCGAACCCGAATCGCCTCGATTTCGCCCGAAAATCAATTGATGTGTCAAAAGAAGATAAACCCACTTCAGAACAGCCAAATTTGGATAAACCCATTTCAGAGGAGCTCTATTTAGAGGAACCAAGTTCATCAGATACAGATAGTTTGGATAAACGAAGATTGGAAGAGAAATTCGCTGTTTTAAACACTGGGATTTATGAGTGTAGATCATGCGGGTATAGGTATGATGAAGCTGCAGGTGATCCAAGCTACCCTGTGCCACCAGGGTTGCCCTTTGGGAAGCTGCCTGAGGATTGGAGGTGCCCTACTTGTGGGGCCGCAAAGGGGTTTTTTGTGAGTAAGAGTGTAGAGATTGCTGGGTTTGCGCAAAATCAACAGTTTGGACTTGGGGGTAATTCTCTCACTTCTGGTCAGAAGGCTTTGTTTATTTATGGTAGTTTGTTCTTGTTCTTTTGCTTGTTTTTATCAGGCTACTTTTTGCCATAG